ATTCTTGGAAGTTGCCACTGCCGAGATCGCGGAAAGCGGAGTCGTTGCCGATCCAGTTCTTGTCGAGTCCGCGATAGCGATAGCGGCCGATCATATCGAGTTGTGGGAGCAGGAAATTTTTGGCGGCTAGCAATTCCAGGCGGCGGCGTTCGACAACCATCCGCTGTTTTCTCAGTTCGGCGCGATACTGGAGGGCTTCGGCGGCGATCGAGTCCCAATCGAAACGGATCGGCGCGGCGATCGGTTCATCGCTGGGACGAAGCAATTGTTCGCCACGTTGCGGCAGTCCGATCATCAACCGCAGTTTTCGTTCGGCAGCTTGCACACCACCGACGCCAGCAAACACGCCGCCTTGGTTGCCGCTGCCCGATTCGGTTCGCTGCGTCGCTTTGCCAGCAATCGCGTCTTCTAGCTCCGATTGAAAGCGGTAGTACTGCTCGCGGGCAAGCGCCTCGGCGGCACCCGAACGCCGGTTGGCAACCTTTTGCGCTTCGTAGTTCAACCACGTCTCGCGACTCTTTTCCATCGCAAATTGCTTGGCGTCGAGGTCGCGGTAGGCGAAATACAAGTCCCAGTAGGCGTTGGTCACATCGCTGACAAAACGACGCAACGCGAGTTCGAATTCCAGGTCGTTGATGTCGCTGTTGACCTTCGCGATCAAGACGCCGTTGTAGACGCCCGGTCCGCCGCCGGGGCCGGCGATGCGGTTGAACGTTAATCCGCCCCCTTGCAACAACGGCTGTCGGATCTCGCCCTCGAGTTGTTGTTGCCAGGCGCTGGGAGTGATGTTGCCGGTCGCGTTGTTGGCATCGTAATCGGTGATACTGCGAAGCGCAAATTCGGCTCCCATCGCACTTCGCTTGCTCAATTGGGCGATGTAGTCGTGGCGATCCTGAGAGAAAACATTCGATCCGCCACCAAAGAAGCGGTTGTTGAAGCGACGGTCGTTGTTCTGGAATGTCGCCAGGATATCCATTTGGGCATCGAACGCGCTGAGTGCTCCTTCCATGCCAAACCGCGGATCGGTCTGCTGCAACGGCCGACTCTGTTCGGTCATCACCAGGTCGGGCGATTGCAAAATCGTGGCCCCGAGTTCTCGCATCACTTCGGTGCTGGAGAGAGCCGTCGACAGCGCTTCTTCCAGGGTGAGTTCCCAGTACTGGATCTCGCTGCCCGATTTGAAGTCTTCCAACGTCAACGGACGGGTATCCGATGTGTGCGCCACGCTGCCAGCATTTCCCGTATCGACACGGCACATCACGGCGTCGACCGCCGTCGTATCATTGCAGATCGTTTGCGCACTTTGATGGTACGTACGGCATCCGCTGATGCTCAGAGCGATTGTTGCAATAGCCCACATCCACGCCATTATATGAAGACGCGTTGTCGGTTCGTGCAATTGTGTTTCGCGGGTGCGATCGTGATCAACCATGGTGCAACCGACTGCCCATTGGGGTGTCAATTAAGAATACAACCTATCCAATCCTTCTTCCTCGATCCGATGGCGGTGTCAAATCCATACGAACCGCTGCGATTCGCACAACCCGCCGCAGATTCATTGCCGGATGACTGTTTCAACCCAATTAATCCTTGGCAACCGAACAACCGGCACATCTTCTCACCACCCTGTTTTGCAGCGTTGCTTGCGTAGTCGATAGTCTCGATGTAGCGGCTGTAATGCTTGCATTCGACGAAATCAATTCGGTTTTGGCATCGCCGTCGCCAAGGGATGCAAACCGCCTGATAGCATAGATGGCTGGGAATTGTTCTATGCAAAAACTGAAGCCATCTGAAATCCTGCTGCCTCATCCGCACGTTGAGCGTTTCTTTGCGCAAGTCGATCGCATTTGTGCGCTCCGCGATGTTACATCGCAGCTGTTTCCCGAACTGATCGACCAATTGATCGACGATGGCATCGTCTCGTCAGCAGCTCTTTGGTGTCGCCAAGCCGGTCAGACGTCGCTACTGGCGAGATCGTCCGATTGGCGGTTCGAATTGCCACAACCGTTCCCTGAGACATTGCTGCAGGCAACCGCAGGCAGTTCCGCTTCGTTACCCTTGGGCGAATCCGAATCGATCGAATCACCAGCTGGCGAAGCTGCGATCACCAGCCAACGCATCGTCGCCGGTTATTGCGGCGGCGCTGAATCGTTTCTGATCTTCGATGGCGTGATCGAACCGGGAGCGTCTCTTGCGGCGATTCGACAACGCCAGGAGATCCTCGAAGGTTTTGCCGAAATCGCGGGGAACCGTTGGGTTCGCCATCGCTTTGAAACACTTTCGCAACAACCGCATCCCACGGACCTGACGCAGCGCTTGATCGATCTGATGGTCGATTCGAAGTCGCTGGAGGCTTCGACGCGGACGCTCGCGGCCGAATTGTTGGCGGCGACGAATGTCGATCGAGTCAGTCTGCTGCAATGCCAAGCGGGCAAGACCCGGCTGTTGGCGATGGCTCCAGCGGGCAACATCGATCACCGTTCCACTTTGGTCCGACGTCTGGAGGCCCTGGTGACGCAGGTGTCCCATGGCAGTGGGACGCTATCGTATTCGATGGGGTTGCCATCGACCGATGCCTCGCCGGAAAGTCTGCTGGAATATGTCGACGAATCGGAGTGTCGCCAGTTGGATCTGATGTCCGACATGCAGCGAGAGGATCGCCCCTCGGAAAACGCTTCTGTGGTGGTTGTGCTGGAACGTTTTAACGTCGATCGCACGACCACGTCCCACGATCGCGATTTGGGGTCGCGGGCGTTGCCCGTGTTGCGGCATCTGGTCGAGCGGCACGACCATGGTTGGAGACGATATCTGCAACCTTTGCGACAGGCTTCGCCGGCGCGCAACGCTGCGATCGTCTCGCTTGTCGGCTTGGTGATTTTGTTGGCGCTGATGTTGATACCGGGAGACTTCTGGATTCCGGTCGATGGGCATCTGCATCCCGTGGCATCGCAAGGCGTCTTTGCCCCCAGCGATGGCGTCGTCGAACAACTGTATGTCGCAAATGGTGCCGAGGTTGCCCGTGGGGAGAAGTTGTTGGCGATTCGCGATCCTCAATTGGAATTGCGGGGGAGCGAATTGGACGGGCAGATCGCCACGTTGAAGTCTCAGTTGGCGTCGGTCCAGGCGACCCGTGGGCAAGCGGCTCGCGACCCGCAACGCACTCGCAGCGGTGAACTTTCGGCTCAAGAACAAGACCTGGAAATTCAGCTGGCCGGATTGCAGCGTCAACGCGATGTGGTGACCAAGCATCGCCAACAACTGGAAATCACCAGCCCTTTATCTGGCAAGGTCCAACGCTGGGACATGGAGCATGAATTGCGAGACCGCCCCGTTGCGCATGGCCAGCATCTGTTGGACGTGATCGATGCGGATTCGGCTTGGGAGCTGCGATTGGATGTCCCCGACCATTTGATCGGCTACGTCGTGAACGCCCAACGCGAAGGGCCGTTGCCGGTGAACTTTCGGATTCGCAGCGATCCGGGGCAAGTCATGCCTGCGGTGGTTGCAAGCGTTGCGGAATCGACGCAGATCGATCCGCAGGGGCGAACGACCGTCTTGGTCTCCGCCGCGATCGACGACGATCTGTTGGACGATCCACGAATCGGAGCCGGGGTCGTCGCTCGGATCGATTGTGGACGCCGGTCGTTGGCGTTTATTTGGTTCCGCGAACTGATTGAATTTTGTCAAAGTAATTTCTATTTCTAAGCGAGACGAATCCATGTCTTCATTCTATCGCCGCTCACTTAGCCTCTTATGGATTGCTCTGCTTGCGCCGACCGTTTCCGCTGTGGAACCACTTGTGATTCAGCGGGTGTTCGTTAAACGTATTGCCGAAGTCGACCTGGCGGCTCCCAAAGCGGGACTGTTGGCGGTTATCGACGTCGAAGAAGGGGCCTCGGTTGCGAAGGATCAACAACTGGCCAAATTGGACGATCGGATCGCAAGCATCGATCTGCAGCGGGCCGAGATCGAATATGAAGTTGCGGTCCAGGAAGCCGATCGCCGATCCGAGATCCAATTGGCTCAGAAGCGGCTGGAGGTCGCTCGGCAATCGGGAAAGCAATACGCGATCGAAAACGATGCAGCGCATCGGCTGGGCGGCAATCGGTTGGCGGTCCAAGCGGCAGAGAAATCGAGTGCGGTTGCCAAGAACGAACTCGATCGCGCCCAACGGGCACGCGACGAGTTTGCTGACAGTGTTTCCGAATCGGAGATCGAAGGCTTGTCGTTGGCCTATCAGCAAGCGTCGCTCGAAGCCCAACAAGCCGAATTCCAACGCCAGCAAGATCTGTTGGCGGCGGCGGCATCGGACGAATCGCTGCAGTCGCATCGCTTGACGACCGAGGAGTTGATGATCGAATTGGAGCAGGCAAAGACGGAACTGCAGCTGGCAGAACTGAATGCTGACCTGTATCGGAACGCCCTCGACGCGGCTCGAATTCATCTGGCCCAACATCGAGTCGAAGCTCCTTTTGCGGGCGTTGTTGTCCAACGCTATCGACAGCAGGGGGAATGGGTCAAGCAGGGCGATCCGATCTTGCGCGTGTTGCGTCTGGATCGGTTGCGCGTCGAAGGATTTCTGCCGACCCGCTCGATCCCAGGCGATCTGATCGGTTGCCAAGCGGAGATTCAAGTCGCCGGCAATGCCAATCAGTCGTTGGTGTTTCAGGGACGTGTTGCGTTTGTGTCGCCGGAAGTCGATGCGGTGAACAACGAAGTGGCGGTGTGGGCGGAATTCGACAACTCCGATTTGAAGGCCTGGCCAGGGATGCAAGGGACGCTGACCATCACTCTGCCCGATGCGACCGACGAACCAAATCAAGATAAATAAGCGACACGCCGGTTTTGAATGCGCTCATCATCCCTCCTGTTTCGCATCCGCTGGCGACCGCCCCGTCGTCGCGTTTGGTGTTGCGCGACGATCTGATCCATCGCCGCGTGCAGATGGGGAATCGTACGCTGTGGGTGATCAAAGATCCTGTTTCCAGCGACTTTTTCTATTTCAGTGAGCGCGAATACACGGTGTTGTCTGTTCTCGATGGACGATCTCCCGATGCGATCGCTGCCGAATACCGACGGCATCACGGCAACGACGTTTTGTCCTCCGACCACCTGGTCTCGTTTCTGGCTCAGGTTCAACGCAGCGGGTTGCTGCGAGGTTCGCCGAAGACGACTGGAACCGAATCGATTCCGGCGGCCCGCTCGCGCGCTGGCTTTCGCGCGGGCCTGCTCTCTCCGTTGGCGATCCGTCTGCCAGGCGTCAATCCAGACCGATTGTTGGATTGGCTCGAACCGAAGACTCGCTGGATCTTTGCGCCACTGACACTCGGATGTGCTCTCCTTTGGATCGTTTTCGCCGCGGTGATCGTTGGTTTGCGAGCGGAGACGTTTTTTCTGGAGCTACGGCAATCGCAGGCTTGGGCCTCGGCGGGCATGATGGGAGTGGTGATCCTTGTGATCGCGATCACCAAGATCGTGCATGAATTGGCCCACGCGGTGACCTGCCGGCGCTTTGGCGGTTCGTGTACCGAGATCGGGGTGATGTTTCTGGTTATGATTCCCTGCCTGTATTGCGATGTATCCAACGCCTGGCTGCAGCCGCGACGAAGCCGACGGATCGCCATTTCGGCGGCGGGGATCTTGGCCGAACTTTGGATCGCCGCGACCGCCGCGGTGCTGTGGTCGATCACGATCGATGGGCCACTGCACTGGATCTGTCTGTCGATCGTTGTGGTCTGCAGCGTCAGCACGCTGTTGTTCAATGGCAATCCGTTGATGCGGTACGATGGCTATTACATCCTTTCGGATCTGTTGCAGATTCCAAATTTGGCAGCCGAGAGTTCCGCCGCATTGATGCGCCGCATCAAACATCTGGCGACGGGAATTCGGGACGTGCCAAGCGCCGATCGCGGTCGGCGATCCGAACTGCTGTTGATCGGATACGCAATCGCCAGCCTCGGTTATCGGATGGTGGTGATCGGTGCGATCCTGTTTGCGATCCACAAACTGGGGATCGCTTACGATCTGCGAATCGCCGCCTGGTTGGTGACCGCACCGATGTTGTTTGGGTTGGTCCGCGGGATGGGGCGACAGGTCGGAACAATGCGGCTGTCGGCGATGGAACGTCGATCGGTGCGGCGTGGTCGCGTTGCGATCGGCTATCTGGGGATCTTGGCGTTTGTGATCGGTCTGCTGTTGATTCCCTTGCCGCATCGGATCACGCTGCCAGCGATCGCAAAAGCTGTGGATCAACAAGACGTCTATGTCGTTCAACCGGGCAGTCTCGTCTCGGCAGTCGTGGAAGGGACCCAGGTCGAGGTTGGGGATGAGATTGCCCAACTGAAGAATCGCGATCTCGATCTGGAATTGGAATCGCTTGCGGCGCAAGCGACTGCGTTGGATCAGCGATTGGATCGCGTCGCATCCCTGCGCAGCGAAGATCCCAAATATGCTGCCCAGATCCCCGCGTTGACCGAAGGGATTGCGGCGATTCAAGAGAAGATTGCGTTGCGGAAACGCGAACAAGCAGCGCTGCGCATCGTCGCGCCCGCCGCCGGTTTGGTTTTTGCCGCGCCACCGCGTCAGCTTTCGGCAGACGAATCGACGGCTGACGACGCTTGGTCGGGAACGTTGCTTCAACCACACAACATCGGCAGTTTTGTTCCGCGAGGAACGCATCTGTGTTCGATCGGTTCGCCGACCGCACGAACCGTCTCCCTCTTGGCCTCTCACCGCGAGATCGGTTTCGTGCGACCTGGACAAACCGTAGCGCTGTATGCTCCCGGTTCGCCCGGCGGACGAGTGCACGGCACCGTGACTCAGATCGATGCTCAACCGTTGACCCATCTGCCGCGTGAATTGGTCATCAATCAACAGGTCTCGGTCGAGCCGGGGAAACTTGGTGGCGCTCAACCGCTCGAACCAACCTATCAGATCCAGGTTGCGGTTTCTCAGAACGACGTTCCCCTGCGTCTCCGAACCGCCAGCACGGCGCGCGTTCACGTCGGATACCGTTCGCTGTTGGGACGGCTGTCGCGATTTCTTGCCGATTCGTTGCGGTTTGAACTCAATCCTTGAGCTTGCTGCATCGGGATGTCGCCGGGGTAATAACACGTCCATCTACAGGTGCGGATCTTGTCGGTTGGCTGCCACTGCCCGCACGCTAGGCTTGCGTGCATTGGTTATGGGCAAACCGTTCATGCAATCTGCCAACGACGGTTCCGCCTATTCAGAAAAATTGCCGTCTTTGGGAATCGGGCTCTTTTGCGTAACGGCCGGCAGGTTGCCCTTGCTGCTGCTGTAGTGGTGTTCTTCTGTTTGCGGTGTGTGTTTGAGTGGTCCGGGAGAGTTGATTGCCGAAGCCGATTGTAGCGATCGGGCAGCGTTTGGCATGTCAACTGCGATGTCGAGGATCGTTCGAATGGGGCTCGCAAATTCGCTTCGTCTATTGGGCAAGGGGGATTGGATTTGCGCAACGGTTAGGGATCACAAATGAGATCCCGCGTGATGCACAGGCGCAGAACCGATGCACTGTCGATTTGTCGGCCAGTTGTGTTGGTTCGATGGGGTTGTGGTGGTTCGTTGTGTTATTGATTCCGGTCACGTCGTGGCTGAGAAAGGCAGGGACAACATGTCAGGCTTTGTTGAATTTTCTGGGGTAGGCAAAACGTATCGTGAATCGCATGGTCAGACGGTGATCGTTGAGAATTTTGACCTCCACATTGCCAAGGGGGAGTGTGTTTCATTATTGGGGCACAGCGGCTGTGGAAAGAGTACGATTCTGACGATGGCTGCTGGGCTGACTGCGATAACCGATGGCGGCATTCTGGTCGATGGACATGGGGTCGACGGCCCCGGGCCCGATCGCCGCGTTGTGTTTTCGCTGCCCGGATTGCTTCCTTGGATGACGGTCTTCGATAATGTGATGCTCTCGGTTCGACAGACCCATCCCAACGCAACCAGCGAAGAACGCGAAGCGATCGTCGATGGTTTTTTGCATCCTTTGGGATTGTCCGACGTTCGGGATCACAAGGCGACGGAGTTGGCCCGGGGGATCCAGCAACGGGTGGGGATCGCTCGCGCGGTGGCATTGAATCCAAAGATGCTGTTGTTGGACGAACCCTTTGCGCTGCTCGATGCTGAGGACCGCATGACGCTGCAAGATCTGTTGTTGGATCTGCATTGGCGGCATCATTTGACCACGCTGATGATCACTCGCGACATCGACGAAGCGTTGCTGATCAGCGATCGTGTCGTCTTGATGACCAAGGGGCCCAAGGCGACAGTTGGAAAGATCGTCGATGTTCAGTTCGATCGTCCGCGGGTGCGTGCGAAAATTGCGACCCATCCGCAGTATGCCGAATTGCGGCGGCAGATTTCCGCATTTTTAGAGGAACAGGAGCGGATTGACGCCGCTTGATCGGCAGCGCTCGCAGCGCTCGCAGCAACGCAATCGTCCGCGCTATCGGACCGCCCGGCTCGGCGGCTGGCACTGCTGGAACAACTTCAGCGCCGCAATGGTCATCGGCACGTTGTGAACTCGCAAGATGTGCATTCCCGCCGCTGCCATCGCCAGCGAAACGCCGACAGTTCCCGCGTCGCGAAGCGACAAATCATCCCCGGTCTGCTTGCCGATAAACCCTTTCCGCGAGTGCCCGATCAAAATTGGCACGCCCAGTTTCAAGAACTCCGCGGCCCCTTGAAGCAACGCAATGTTATGTTCATGGGTTTTGCCAAAACCGATTCCTGGATCGAGACAGATCCGCTGGGCTTCGATTCCGTGATCCAGACACTGCTGTTTGCGCTCTGCCAGGTATTGATAGATCTCTTGGACGACGTTGTCGTACCGCGGATCGTCCTGCATCGTTTGCGGAGTCCCCTGCATGTGCATCGCGCAGACTGCCACCGCGTTGCCAGCGGCGACGTCGAACATCTGCTGATCGCCCTGCAATCCGGTGACGTCGTTGATGATCTCCGCTCCCGCATCGATCGCTGCTTGGGCGACAACCGCCTTGGATGTGTCGATCGAGATCGGGCATGACAGCCGCTCTCGCAGCCGTTGGATCACCGGAACCACGCGTCGGCACTCCTCGTCGGCATCGACGGGTGGGGCATACGGTCGGGTGCTTTCGCCACCGATGTCGATGATTCCCGCCCCCGCGTCTTCCATTACCAGGGCTGCATCGACTGCGGCGTCCCGATCGATGAACGCCCCTCCATCGGAAAAGCTGTCGGGGGTCGCGTTTAAGATTCCCATCACCACCGGGCCGTTGCTGAAAGAGAGCGAACGTCGGGGCAATTTCCAAATAAGAGACATGGCGGGTTCTGATAATAAAGAACGCCCCGCGATATGCATCGCGGAGCGTTGTTGAA
Above is a genomic segment from Rosistilla ulvae containing:
- the folP gene encoding dihydropteroate synthase, which produces MSLIWKLPRRSLSFSNGPVVMGILNATPDSFSDGGAFIDRDAAVDAALVMEDAGAGIIDIGGESTRPYAPPVDADEECRRVVPVIQRLRERLSCPISIDTSKAVVAQAAIDAGAEIINDVTGLQGDQQMFDVAAGNAVAVCAMHMQGTPQTMQDDPRYDNVVQEIYQYLAERKQQCLDHGIEAQRICLDPGIGFGKTHEHNIALLQGAAEFLKLGVPILIGHSRKGFIGKQTGDDLSLRDAGTVGVSLAMAAAGMHILRVHNVPMTIAALKLFQQCQPPSRAVR
- a CDS encoding efflux RND transporter periplasmic adaptor subunit, which translates into the protein MQKLKPSEILLPHPHVERFFAQVDRICALRDVTSQLFPELIDQLIDDGIVSSAALWCRQAGQTSLLARSSDWRFELPQPFPETLLQATAGSSASLPLGESESIESPAGEAAITSQRIVAGYCGGAESFLIFDGVIEPGASLAAIRQRQEILEGFAEIAGNRWVRHRFETLSQQPHPTDLTQRLIDLMVDSKSLEASTRTLAAELLAATNVDRVSLLQCQAGKTRLLAMAPAGNIDHRSTLVRRLEALVTQVSHGSGTLSYSMGLPSTDASPESLLEYVDESECRQLDLMSDMQREDRPSENASVVVVLERFNVDRTTTSHDRDLGSRALPVLRHLVERHDHGWRRYLQPLRQASPARNAAIVSLVGLVILLALMLIPGDFWIPVDGHLHPVASQGVFAPSDGVVEQLYVANGAEVARGEKLLAIRDPQLELRGSELDGQIATLKSQLASVQATRGQAARDPQRTRSGELSAQEQDLEIQLAGLQRQRDVVTKHRQQLEITSPLSGKVQRWDMEHELRDRPVAHGQHLLDVIDADSAWELRLDVPDHLIGYVVNAQREGPLPVNFRIRSDPGQVMPAVVASVAESTQIDPQGRTTVLVSAAIDDDLLDDPRIGAGVVARIDCGRRSLAFIWFRELIEFCQSNFYF
- a CDS encoding ABC transporter ATP-binding protein; this encodes MSGFVEFSGVGKTYRESHGQTVIVENFDLHIAKGECVSLLGHSGCGKSTILTMAAGLTAITDGGILVDGHGVDGPGPDRRVVFSLPGLLPWMTVFDNVMLSVRQTHPNATSEEREAIVDGFLHPLGLSDVRDHKATELARGIQQRVGIARAVALNPKMLLLDEPFALLDAEDRMTLQDLLLDLHWRHHLTTLMITRDIDEALLISDRVVLMTKGPKATVGKIVDVQFDRPRVRAKIATHPQYAELRRQISAFLEEQERIDAA
- a CDS encoding HlyD family secretion protein, with the protein product MFVKRIAEVDLAAPKAGLLAVIDVEEGASVAKDQQLAKLDDRIASIDLQRAEIEYEVAVQEADRRSEIQLAQKRLEVARQSGKQYAIENDAAHRLGGNRLAVQAAEKSSAVAKNELDRAQRARDEFADSVSESEIEGLSLAYQQASLEAQQAEFQRQQDLLAAAASDESLQSHRLTTEELMIELEQAKTELQLAELNADLYRNALDAARIHLAQHRVEAPFAGVVVQRYRQQGEWVKQGDPILRVLRLDRLRVEGFLPTRSIPGDLIGCQAEIQVAGNANQSLVFQGRVAFVSPEVDAVNNEVAVWAEFDNSDLKAWPGMQGTLTITLPDATDEPNQDK
- a CDS encoding TolC family protein — encoded protein: MWAIATIALSISGCRTYHQSAQTICNDTTAVDAVMCRVDTGNAGSVAHTSDTRPLTLEDFKSGSEIQYWELTLEEALSTALSSTEVMRELGATILQSPDLVMTEQSRPLQQTDPRFGMEGALSAFDAQMDILATFQNNDRRFNNRFFGGGSNVFSQDRHDYIAQLSKRSAMGAEFALRSITDYDANNATGNITPSAWQQQLEGEIRQPLLQGGGLTFNRIAGPGGGPGVYNGVLIAKVNSDINDLEFELALRRFVSDVTNAYWDLYFAYRDLDAKQFAMEKSRETWLNYEAQKVANRRSGAAEALAREQYYRFQSELEDAIAGKATQRTESGSGNQGGVFAGVGGVQAAERKLRLMIGLPQRGEQLLRPSDEPIAAPIRFDWDSIAAEALQYRAELRKQRMVVERRRLELLAAKNFLLPQLDMIGRYRYRGLDKNWIGNDSAFRDLGSGNFQEWEAGFELSLPVGFRQAHAAVQNAKLHLAREQAVLTEQSRRVTHDLAAMVAEADRAFQQTQTNMNRFLAAADAVEALEANRRAGLPVNLEQLLDAQRRLSDAQTRYFTAKTEYAVALKNIDFEKGSLLRNSQLYLVSHN
- a CDS encoding HlyD family efflux transporter periplasmic adaptor subunit, yielding MNALIIPPVSHPLATAPSSRLVLRDDLIHRRVQMGNRTLWVIKDPVSSDFFYFSEREYTVLSVLDGRSPDAIAAEYRRHHGNDVLSSDHLVSFLAQVQRSGLLRGSPKTTGTESIPAARSRAGFRAGLLSPLAIRLPGVNPDRLLDWLEPKTRWIFAPLTLGCALLWIVFAAVIVGLRAETFFLELRQSQAWASAGMMGVVILVIAITKIVHELAHAVTCRRFGGSCTEIGVMFLVMIPCLYCDVSNAWLQPRRSRRIAISAAGILAELWIAATAAVLWSITIDGPLHWICLSIVVVCSVSTLLFNGNPLMRYDGYYILSDLLQIPNLAAESSAALMRRIKHLATGIRDVPSADRGRRSELLLIGYAIASLGYRMVVIGAILFAIHKLGIAYDLRIAAWLVTAPMLFGLVRGMGRQVGTMRLSAMERRSVRRGRVAIGYLGILAFVIGLLLIPLPHRITLPAIAKAVDQQDVYVVQPGSLVSAVVEGTQVEVGDEIAQLKNRDLDLELESLAAQATALDQRLDRVASLRSEDPKYAAQIPALTEGIAAIQEKIALRKREQAALRIVAPAAGLVFAAPPRQLSADESTADDAWSGTLLQPHNIGSFVPRGTHLCSIGSPTARTVSLLASHREIGFVRPGQTVALYAPGSPGGRVHGTVTQIDAQPLTHLPRELVINQQVSVEPGKLGGAQPLEPTYQIQVAVSQNDVPLRLRTASTARVHVGYRSLLGRLSRFLADSLRFELNP